A region of Modestobacter marinus DNA encodes the following proteins:
- the aspS gene encoding aspartate--tRNA ligase, whose amino-acid sequence MLRTHDAGTLRATDAGSTVTLAGWVARRRDHGGVVFLDLRDASGYAQVVVREEEAHALRNEYCVLVTGDVQRRPAGNENPELPTGEIEVVASTLQVLSASAPLPFPIETAQAAGDDVRYAHRYLDLRRQGPASVLRLRSEVNRIARGVMAGHGFTEVETPSLTRSTPEGARDFVVPVRLQPGHWYALPQSPQLFKQLLMIGGLERYYQIARCFRDEDFRADRQPEFTQLDFEMSFVDRDDVLAVAEDVIRALWQELASYTVPEIPRMTYREAMDRFGSDKPDLRFGIELTELTSYFADTPFRVFQAPYVGAIVMPGGGSQPRRAFDAWQDWARSRGHKGLAYVTIAEDGTLGGPVSKNISEAERAGLVEAVGAEPGDCVFFAAGPRRGAQELLGAARNEIAKRLELITPGSWSFLFVVDFPMFEETEDGDWTFMHHPFTSPTPEWRERFAEDKGAALSDAYDLVCNGNELMSGSVRIADAALQERVFQTLGMTQEEARAQFGWFLEAFDYGPPPHAGAAIGWDRTVALLAGVDSIREVIAFPKTGAGYDPLTGAPTPITAAQRKEAGIDVDPDAEPAPGEPGAPGPTDPTKA is encoded by the coding sequence TTGCTCCGCACCCACGACGCCGGCACGCTCCGCGCGACCGACGCCGGTTCCACGGTCACCCTCGCCGGCTGGGTCGCCCGCCGGCGCGACCACGGCGGGGTCGTCTTCCTCGACCTGCGCGACGCCTCGGGCTACGCCCAGGTCGTCGTCCGCGAGGAGGAGGCGCACGCGCTGCGCAACGAGTACTGCGTGCTCGTGACCGGCGACGTCCAGCGGCGCCCGGCCGGCAACGAGAACCCCGAGCTGCCCACCGGGGAGATCGAGGTCGTCGCCAGCACGCTGCAGGTGCTCTCGGCGTCCGCGCCGCTGCCGTTCCCGATCGAGACGGCGCAGGCGGCCGGCGACGACGTCCGGTACGCCCACCGCTACCTGGACCTGCGCCGTCAGGGGCCGGCGTCGGTGCTGCGGCTGCGCAGCGAGGTCAACCGGATCGCCCGCGGCGTCATGGCCGGGCACGGGTTCACCGAGGTGGAGACGCCGTCGCTGACCCGCTCCACCCCCGAGGGCGCCCGCGACTTCGTCGTCCCGGTGCGGTTGCAGCCGGGCCACTGGTACGCCCTGCCGCAGTCGCCGCAGCTGTTCAAGCAGCTGCTGATGATCGGCGGCCTGGAGCGCTATTACCAGATCGCCCGCTGCTTCCGGGACGAGGACTTCCGCGCCGACCGGCAGCCGGAGTTCACCCAGCTGGACTTCGAGATGAGCTTCGTCGACCGCGACGACGTGCTCGCCGTCGCCGAGGACGTCATCCGGGCGCTGTGGCAGGAGCTGGCCTCCTACACGGTGCCGGAGATCCCGCGGATGACCTACCGCGAGGCGATGGACCGGTTCGGCTCCGACAAGCCCGACCTGCGCTTCGGCATCGAGCTGACCGAGCTGACGTCGTACTTCGCGGACACCCCGTTCCGGGTGTTCCAGGCGCCCTACGTCGGCGCGATCGTGATGCCCGGCGGTGGCTCGCAGCCGCGGCGGGCCTTTGACGCCTGGCAGGACTGGGCGCGCTCGCGCGGGCACAAGGGCCTGGCCTACGTGACCATCGCCGAGGACGGCACGCTCGGTGGCCCGGTGTCGAAGAACATCTCCGAGGCCGAGCGGGCCGGGCTGGTCGAGGCCGTGGGGGCTGAGCCGGGGGACTGCGTCTTCTTCGCCGCCGGGCCGCGTCGGGGCGCCCAGGAGCTGCTCGGGGCGGCGCGCAACGAGATCGCCAAGCGGCTGGAGCTCATCACACCGGGCTCGTGGTCGTTCCTGTTCGTCGTCGACTTCCCGATGTTCGAGGAGACCGAGGACGGCGACTGGACGTTCATGCACCACCCGTTCACCTCGCCCACGCCGGAGTGGCGGGAGCGGTTCGCCGAGGACAAGGGCGCGGCGCTGTCCGACGCCTACGACCTGGTCTGCAACGGCAACGAGCTGATGAGCGGCTCGGTCCGCATCGCCGACGCCGCGCTGCAGGAGCGGGTGTTCCAGACCCTCGGCATGACCCAGGAGGAGGCCCGGGCCCAGTTCGGCTGGTTCCTGGAGGCCTTCGACTACGGGCCCCCGCCGCACGCCGGCGCGGCCATCGGCTGGGACCGCACGGTGGCGCTGCTGGCCGGCGTCGACTCGATCCGCGAGGTCATCGCCTTCCCGAAGACCGGCGCCGGCTACGACCCGCTGACCGGCGCCCCCACGCCGATCACCGCCGCGCAGCGCAAGGAGGCCGGCATCGACGTCGACCCCGACGCCGAGCCCGCCCCCGGCGAGCCCGGAGCCCCCGGCCCCACCGACCCCACGAAGGCCTGA
- a CDS encoding aldo/keto reductase has translation MTVTDGIAESANTPLETRPLGRTGADVSVVGLGTWQLGGDWGDVTEDDAAAVLDAALDAGVTLLDTADVYGDGRSEERIRKALAARGERPFVATKAGRRADPFVAETYTPENLRAWIDRSRRNLGVDTLDLVQLHCPPPAVYSDERVYETLDALVEEQAIAAYGVSVETVAEGLTALQHPGVQSIQVILNVFRRKPLEQLLPAAQRAEVGILARVPLASGLLSGKYSTDTTFAADDHRNFNRNGEAFDVGETFAGVPFEVGVAAAREVAEVAGPDVTTAAFALRWVIDQPGVTTVIPGARNVQQALGNVAAASLPSLTAGQLADLERVYDERIRAHVHDRW, from the coding sequence GTGACAGTCACCGACGGCATCGCCGAGTCCGCCAACACCCCCCTCGAGACCCGGCCCCTGGGCCGCACCGGCGCCGACGTCTCCGTCGTCGGTCTGGGCACCTGGCAGCTGGGTGGCGACTGGGGCGACGTCACCGAGGACGACGCCGCGGCCGTCCTCGACGCCGCGCTGGACGCCGGGGTCACCCTGCTGGACACCGCCGACGTCTACGGCGACGGCCGTTCCGAGGAGCGCATCCGCAAGGCGCTGGCCGCCCGCGGCGAGCGCCCCTTCGTGGCCACCAAGGCCGGCCGCCGCGCCGACCCGTTCGTCGCCGAGACCTACACGCCCGAGAACCTGCGCGCCTGGATCGACCGGTCCCGGCGCAACCTCGGCGTCGACACCCTCGACCTGGTGCAGCTGCACTGCCCGCCCCCGGCCGTCTACTCCGACGAGCGGGTCTACGAGACCCTCGACGCGCTGGTCGAGGAGCAGGCGATCGCCGCCTACGGCGTCTCGGTCGAGACCGTCGCCGAGGGCCTGACCGCCCTGCAGCACCCGGGCGTGCAGTCGATTCAGGTGATCCTCAACGTCTTCCGGCGCAAGCCGCTGGAGCAGCTGCTGCCCGCCGCCCAGCGCGCCGAGGTCGGCATCCTCGCCCGGGTGCCGCTGGCCAGTGGCCTGCTGTCGGGCAAGTACTCCACCGACACCACCTTCGCCGCCGACGACCACCGGAACTTCAACCGCAACGGTGAGGCCTTCGACGTCGGCGAGACCTTCGCCGGGGTGCCCTTCGAGGTGGGCGTCGCCGCCGCCCGCGAGGTCGCCGAGGTCGCCGGTCCCGACGTGACCACCGCCGCGTTCGCGCTGCGCTGGGTCATCGACCAGCCCGGCGTCACGACCGTCATCCCGGGCGCGCGCAACGTGCAGCAGGCGCTGGGCAACGTCGCCGCCGCCTCGCTGCCGTCGCTCACCGCCGGCCAGCTCGCCGACCTCGAGCGGGTGTACGACGAGCGCATCCGCGCCCACGTGCACGACCGCTGGTGA
- the hisS gene encoding histidine--tRNA ligase — MRAPKGTFDTLPPASAQFLAVRDTLTAPLRRAGYGYIETPTFEDTAVFSRGVGESTDVVSKEMYTFTDRGGRSLTLRPELTAGLMRSFIEHRLYSGALPVKLWAVGSAFRYERPQAGRYRHFTQVDCEALGVDDPALDAEVVALAVQGFRDLGLRDFELQLTSLGDATCRPQYRELLVAFLAKLDLDEDTRRRAEINPLRVLDDKRPEVQAQLDDAPLMVDHLSDSTKAHYDAVREHLTDLGVSWTEAPRLVRGLDYYTKTTFELVHSGLGSQSAIGGGGRYDGLSAALGGPDLSGIGYAVGVDRTLLAVQAEGLDIATSAGVQAFVVPLGAEAKRLAVTLVGQLREAGISADTVYGDRGLKGAMKAADRSGASHAVVLGDRDLAEGVAQLRDLRSHEQVAVPLGELFDRVRATVGA; from the coding sequence ATGCGGGCTCCCAAGGGCACGTTCGACACGCTGCCCCCGGCCTCGGCGCAGTTCCTCGCCGTCCGCGACACCCTCACCGCGCCGCTGCGGCGGGCGGGCTACGGCTACATCGAGACGCCGACGTTCGAGGACACCGCCGTCTTCTCCCGCGGGGTGGGGGAGTCCACCGACGTCGTCTCCAAGGAGATGTACACGTTCACCGACCGCGGTGGCCGGTCGCTGACGCTGCGGCCCGAGCTGACCGCCGGGCTGATGCGGTCCTTCATCGAGCACCGGCTCTACTCCGGTGCGCTGCCGGTGAAGCTGTGGGCGGTCGGCTCGGCGTTCCGCTACGAGCGCCCGCAGGCCGGCCGCTACCGGCACTTCACCCAGGTCGACTGCGAGGCCCTCGGCGTCGACGACCCGGCGCTGGACGCCGAGGTGGTGGCGCTGGCCGTGCAGGGCTTCCGCGACCTGGGGCTGCGCGACTTCGAGCTGCAGCTGACCTCGCTGGGCGACGCCACCTGCCGGCCGCAGTACCGCGAGCTGCTCGTGGCCTTCCTGGCGAAGCTGGACCTGGACGAGGACACCCGGCGCCGCGCGGAGATCAACCCGCTGCGGGTGCTGGACGACAAGCGGCCCGAGGTGCAGGCCCAGCTGGACGACGCCCCGCTGATGGTCGACCACCTGTCGGACTCGACGAAGGCCCACTACGACGCCGTCCGCGAGCACCTCACCGACCTCGGGGTCAGCTGGACCGAGGCCCCGAGGCTGGTGCGCGGGCTGGACTACTACACGAAGACGACGTTCGAGCTCGTCCACTCGGGGCTGGGCTCGCAGTCGGCGATCGGCGGCGGCGGCCGCTACGACGGGCTGTCGGCCGCGCTCGGGGGGCCCGACCTCTCCGGCATCGGCTACGCCGTCGGGGTCGACCGCACCCTGCTGGCGGTGCAGGCCGAGGGGCTGGACATCGCCACGTCGGCCGGCGTGCAGGCGTTCGTCGTCCCGCTGGGGGCGGAGGCCAAGCGGCTCGCCGTGACGCTCGTCGGGCAGCTGCGGGAGGCCGGCATCTCGGCCGACACCGTCTACGGCGACCGCGGGCTCAAGGGCGCGATGAAGGCCGCCGACCGGTCCGGTGCCTCGCACGCGGTGGTGCTCGGTGACCGGGACCTCGCCGAGGGGGTCGCCCAGCTGCGCGACCTGCGGTCGCACGAGCAGGTCGCCGTCCCCCTGGGTGAGCTGTTCGACCGGGTGCGTGCGACGGTGGGTGCGTGA
- a CDS encoding MBL fold metallo-hydrolase — translation MLIRSFPAGAFGTNCYAVATGAGQECVVVDPGMDAVQPLARMLADDGLKPVAVVLTHGHLDHTFSVLPVCDGYDIPAYLHPEDSGMLSDPARWHGPQLAPLITGVRLPDPADVLPLADGATISLAGVDLTVRHAPGHTRGSVVFSLDLGEAPGLLAGDVLFAGSVGRVDLPGGSWPDMLGSLRDVVLPLDDETVVLPGHGPATTIGRERATNPYLAQAAGAPKGRGL, via the coding sequence GTGCTCATCCGCTCCTTCCCCGCCGGCGCGTTCGGCACCAACTGCTACGCCGTCGCCACCGGGGCCGGGCAGGAGTGCGTCGTCGTCGACCCGGGGATGGACGCCGTCCAGCCGCTGGCCCGGATGCTGGCCGACGACGGGCTCAAGCCGGTGGCGGTCGTGCTCACCCACGGCCACCTCGACCACACCTTCTCGGTGCTGCCGGTCTGCGACGGCTACGACATCCCCGCCTACCTGCACCCCGAGGACAGCGGCATGCTGTCGGACCCGGCGCGCTGGCACGGCCCGCAGCTCGCCCCGCTGATCACCGGCGTCCGGCTCCCGGACCCGGCCGACGTCCTCCCGCTCGCCGACGGCGCGACGATCTCGCTGGCCGGCGTCGACCTCACCGTGCGGCACGCCCCGGGCCACACCCGCGGTTCCGTCGTCTTCTCCCTGGACCTCGGGGAGGCCCCGGGCCTGCTCGCCGGCGACGTGCTGTTCGCCGGTTCCGTCGGCCGGGTCGACCTGCCCGGCGGGTCCTGGCCGGACATGCTCGGCTCGCTGCGCGACGTCGTCCTGCCGCTGGACGACGAGACCGTCGTCCTCCCCGGGCACGGGCCGGCCACCACGATCGGGCGCGAGCGCGCCACCAACCCCTACCTGGCGCAAGCCGCCGGGGCACCGAAGGGACGGGGCCTGTGA
- a CDS encoding peptidylprolyl isomerase has protein sequence MPTNKQRRQAAQKRLQRQLERREELAKKRRRNLLVGVTVLAVVAVLSAVFLITGLGGDDAEDTAAAPESTSESPETTPVVDGSDGTCDFVPDTSGSATLTDVGIPPAEVPTTATTDLTLATSAGDIGLTLDQANAPCASASMAYLAQQGFFDGTPCHRLTSGGLSVLQCGDPSGTGTGGPTYDFPTQVTGSETYPRGTLAMANAGQGTDASQFFLVFADSQLQPDYTVVGTVDEAGLATLDAIAAAGIAGGASDGAPATPVTIESATVAAP, from the coding sequence GTGCCGACCAACAAGCAGCGTCGTCAGGCCGCGCAGAAGCGGCTCCAGCGCCAGCTCGAGCGGCGCGAGGAGCTCGCCAAGAAGCGCCGGCGCAACCTGCTGGTCGGGGTGACCGTCCTCGCCGTGGTCGCCGTGCTCAGCGCGGTGTTCCTGATCACCGGCCTGGGCGGCGACGACGCCGAGGACACCGCGGCCGCCCCGGAGAGCACCTCGGAGTCCCCCGAGACCACCCCGGTCGTGGACGGCAGCGACGGGACCTGCGACTTCGTCCCGGACACCTCCGGCAGCGCCACCCTCACCGACGTCGGCATCCCGCCGGCCGAGGTGCCGACCACCGCCACCACGGACCTGACGCTGGCCACCTCCGCCGGTGACATCGGGCTGACCCTGGACCAGGCGAACGCCCCCTGCGCCTCGGCGAGCATGGCCTACCTGGCGCAGCAGGGCTTCTTCGACGGCACGCCCTGCCACCGGCTGACCAGTGGCGGCCTGAGCGTGCTGCAGTGCGGCGACCCCAGCGGCACCGGCACCGGTGGGCCCACCTACGACTTCCCGACCCAGGTCACCGGCTCGGAGACCTACCCCCGCGGCACGCTGGCCATGGCCAACGCCGGGCAGGGCACCGACGCCAGCCAGTTCTTCCTGGTCTTCGCCGACAGCCAGCTGCAACCGGACTACACGGTCGTCGGCACGGTCGACGAGGCCGGGCTGGCCACGCTGGACGCCATCGCGGCCGCCGGCATTGCGGGGGGTGCCTCCGACGGCGCACCGGCGACGCCGGTGACCATCGAGTCGGCGACCGTCGCCGCACCCTGA
- a CDS encoding class I SAM-dependent methyltransferase, producing the protein MDADRYAGFPAGFFDRSDDGPDAGFYDRPRLVTHIDEGAIAAVGELYAELGIDGAAPGPDGSAPGPDGSAPGPDGSAPGPDGSARRPTRVLDLMSSWVSHFRTPPAELVVLGMNDEELAANPAATQRLVHDLNADPRVPLPDADVDAAVCCVSIDYLTRPVEVLAEVGRVLRPGGPLAITFSDRCFPTKAVRGWLATDDRQHGAVVAELVRRTGRFTEPTVSLRTPPGPGDPLYAVVATRLP; encoded by the coding sequence ATGGACGCCGACCGCTACGCCGGCTTCCCGGCGGGGTTCTTCGACCGCAGCGACGACGGGCCGGACGCCGGGTTCTACGACCGGCCCCGGCTCGTCACGCACATCGACGAGGGGGCGATCGCCGCCGTCGGTGAGCTGTACGCCGAGCTGGGCATCGACGGCGCCGCGCCGGGTCCCGACGGCTCCGCGCCGGGTCCCGACGGCTCCGCGCCGGGTCCCGACGGCTCCGCGCCGGGTCCCGACGGCTCCGCCCGACGGCCGACGCGGGTGCTGGACCTGATGTCCTCGTGGGTGTCGCACTTCCGCACGCCGCCGGCCGAGCTGGTGGTGCTCGGGATGAACGACGAGGAGCTCGCCGCCAACCCGGCCGCGACGCAGCGGCTGGTGCACGACCTGAACGCCGACCCCCGTGTGCCGCTGCCCGACGCCGACGTCGACGCCGCGGTCTGCTGCGTCTCGATCGACTACCTCACCCGCCCCGTCGAGGTGCTGGCCGAGGTGGGCCGGGTGCTGCGCCCGGGCGGCCCGCTGGCGATCACCTTCTCCGACCGCTGCTTCCCCACCAAGGCGGTGCGCGGCTGGCTGGCCACCGACGACCGGCAGCACGGCGCCGTCGTCGCCGAGCTGGTGCGGCGCACCGGCCGGTTCACCGAGCCGACGGTCTCCCTGCGCACCCCGCCGGGCCCCGGCGACCCGCTCTACGCCGTCGTCGCCACCCGGCTCCCCTGA
- a CDS encoding RelA/SpoT family protein, which translates to MASDVVAPQTSGAPAAEEAPPRVALPERPAVRRPDDVAPEPGGEAETVPRRRVRDRLARRIVAGQRSTGIRPVLEPLSVLHRQSHPKADLALLQRAYDVAEAAHAEQKRKSGDPYITHPLAVATVLAGLGMDTTTLVAALLHDTVEDTGTTLESITADFGPQVAHLVDGVTKIDKVKFGDGAQAETIRKMIVAMSRDPRVLVIKLADRLHNMRTLRFLPPEKQEKKARETLEILAPLAHRLGMNTIKWELEDLAFATLYPKRYDEIVRLVAERAPSRDTYLAEVTSAVTEQLKAAKIEAAVTGRPKHYYSIYQKMIVRGRDFTDIWDLVGIRILVESVRDVYAALGIMHAHWQPVPGRFKDFVAMPKFNMYQSLHTTVIGPQGKPVELQIRTHDMHRTAEYGIAAHWKYKEKARAAGGKADLTPAPGAPGDDMLWLRQLLDWQREAQEPGEFLETLRYDLGPQEVFVFTPKGDVISLPGESTPVDFAYAVHTEVGHRCIGARVNGNLVSLDSRLSNGDVVEVFTSRSPSAAPSKDWLTFVGSSRARTKIRQWFTKERREDAVEAGKDALTKAMRKAGLPLQRLLGGESLATLAADLHYPDVSALYAAVGENQVSAHSLVEKLLTALGGSEGATEDIAETAIPTKRTVARTASGDPGVVVHGMHDVWAKLAKCCTPVPGDDILGFVTRGGGVSVHRTDCTNAADLQAKPERLVEVDWASQPGAVFLVAIQVEALDRHRLLSDVTRALADERVNILSASVQTSRDRVAISRFTFELADPAHLGSVLQTVRNVDGVFDVERVTA; encoded by the coding sequence GTGGCCTCTGACGTCGTCGCACCGCAGACGTCCGGCGCGCCCGCCGCCGAGGAGGCGCCGCCCCGGGTGGCGCTGCCCGAGCGGCCCGCCGTCCGCCGTCCCGACGACGTGGCCCCGGAGCCGGGTGGGGAGGCCGAGACCGTCCCCCGCCGGCGGGTCCGTGACCGGCTGGCCCGCCGGATCGTCGCCGGGCAGCGGTCGACCGGGATCCGCCCGGTGCTGGAGCCGTTGTCGGTGCTGCACCGGCAGAGCCACCCGAAGGCCGACCTCGCGCTGCTGCAGCGGGCCTACGACGTGGCCGAGGCTGCGCACGCGGAGCAGAAGCGCAAGAGCGGCGACCCCTACATCACCCACCCGCTCGCCGTTGCCACGGTGCTCGCCGGGCTGGGCATGGACACCACGACGCTGGTCGCCGCGCTGCTGCACGACACGGTCGAGGACACCGGCACCACGCTGGAGTCGATCACCGCCGACTTCGGCCCCCAGGTGGCGCACCTGGTCGACGGCGTCACCAAGATCGACAAGGTCAAGTTCGGCGACGGGGCCCAGGCCGAGACGATCCGCAAGATGATCGTCGCGATGTCCCGCGACCCCCGGGTGCTGGTCATCAAGCTCGCCGACCGGCTGCACAACATGCGCACGCTGCGCTTCCTCCCGCCGGAGAAGCAGGAGAAGAAGGCGCGCGAGACGCTGGAGATCCTGGCCCCGCTGGCCCACCGGCTGGGCATGAACACGATCAAGTGGGAGCTCGAGGACCTCGCGTTCGCCACGCTGTACCCGAAGCGGTACGACGAGATCGTGCGGCTGGTGGCCGAGCGCGCGCCGTCCCGGGACACCTACCTGGCCGAGGTCACCTCGGCGGTGACCGAGCAGCTGAAGGCGGCGAAGATCGAGGCGGCCGTCACCGGCCGGCCCAAGCACTACTACTCGATCTACCAGAAGATGATCGTCCGCGGCCGGGACTTCACCGACATCTGGGACCTCGTCGGCATCCGGATCCTGGTCGAGTCCGTCCGCGACGTCTACGCCGCGCTGGGAATCATGCACGCGCACTGGCAGCCGGTACCGGGCCGGTTCAAGGACTTCGTGGCGATGCCGAAGTTCAACATGTACCAGTCGCTGCACACGACGGTCATCGGCCCGCAGGGCAAGCCGGTCGAGCTGCAGATCCGCACCCACGACATGCACCGCACGGCGGAGTACGGGATCGCGGCGCACTGGAAGTACAAGGAGAAGGCCCGGGCCGCCGGCGGCAAGGCCGACCTGACCCCGGCGCCGGGTGCACCGGGCGACGACATGCTGTGGCTGCGTCAGCTGCTGGACTGGCAGCGCGAGGCGCAGGAGCCCGGCGAGTTCCTGGAGACGCTCCGCTACGACCTCGGTCCGCAGGAGGTCTTCGTCTTCACGCCCAAGGGCGACGTGATCAGCCTGCCGGGGGAGTCGACGCCGGTCGACTTCGCCTACGCCGTGCACACCGAGGTCGGGCACCGGTGCATCGGGGCCCGGGTCAACGGCAACCTGGTCTCCCTGGACAGCCGGCTGTCCAACGGCGACGTCGTGGAGGTCTTCACCTCCCGGTCGCCGAGCGCCGCGCCGTCGAAGGACTGGCTGACCTTCGTGGGCAGCTCGCGGGCCCGCACCAAGATCCGCCAGTGGTTCACCAAGGAGCGTCGCGAGGACGCCGTCGAGGCCGGCAAGGACGCGCTGACCAAGGCGATGCGCAAGGCCGGCCTGCCCCTGCAGCGCCTGCTGGGCGGGGAGTCCCTGGCCACCCTCGCCGCCGACCTGCACTACCCCGACGTCAGCGCGCTGTACGCCGCGGTCGGGGAGAACCAGGTCTCGGCGCACTCGCTGGTCGAGAAGCTGCTCACCGCCCTCGGCGGGTCCGAGGGCGCGACGGAGGACATCGCCGAGACGGCGATCCCGACCAAGCGGACCGTCGCCCGCACCGCCAGCGGTGACCCGGGCGTGGTCGTGCACGGGATGCACGACGTGTGGGCCAAGCTCGCCAAGTGCTGCACGCCGGTGCCCGGCGACGACATCCTGGGCTTCGTGACCCGCGGTGGCGGCGTGAGCGTGCACCGCACCGACTGCACCAACGCCGCGGACCTGCAGGCCAAGCCCGAGCGGCTGGTCGAGGTCGACTGGGCCTCCCAGCCGGGGGCGGTGTTCCTGGTGGCGATCCAGGTCGAGGCGCTGGACCGGCACCGGCTGCTCTCCGACGTCACCCGGGCGCTGGCCGACGAGCGGGTCAACATCCTCTCCGCGTCGGTGCAGACCAGCCGCGACCGGGTGGCGATCAGCCGGTTCACCTTCGAGCTCGCCGACCCGGCCCACCTGGGCTCGGTGCTGCAGACGGTGCGCAACGTCGACGGCGTCTTCGACGTGGAGCGCGTCACCGCCTAG
- a CDS encoding adenine phosphoribosyltransferase, with translation MSTLRDGELPIDELVAAFSVDVPDFPEPGVLFRDLTPVFADPGAFRRVVDALTEPADVDPRAAALGAADGGPGFDVVAGVEARGFLLAAAVALDAGTGVLPVRKAGKLPREVVAAEYALEYGTATLELHTDSIRPGQRVLLVDDVLATGGTLQAAIALVERLGGVVTAVAVVVELMALGGRERISPHPVHALWRV, from the coding sequence ATGAGCACCCTCCGGGACGGCGAGCTGCCGATCGACGAGCTGGTGGCCGCCTTCTCGGTCGACGTGCCCGACTTCCCCGAGCCCGGGGTGCTGTTCCGCGACCTGACCCCGGTCTTCGCCGACCCCGGGGCGTTCCGGCGGGTGGTCGACGCGCTCACCGAGCCCGCCGACGTCGACCCGCGGGCGGCCGCGCTCGGTGCCGCCGACGGCGGGCCCGGCTTCGACGTCGTCGCCGGTGTCGAGGCGCGGGGCTTCCTGCTCGCCGCCGCCGTCGCGCTGGACGCCGGGACCGGCGTCCTCCCGGTGCGCAAGGCCGGCAAGCTGCCCCGCGAGGTCGTCGCCGCCGAGTACGCCCTGGAGTACGGGACGGCGACGCTGGAGCTGCACACCGACTCGATCCGGCCCGGCCAGCGGGTGCTGCTCGTCGACGACGTGCTGGCCACCGGGGGCACGCTGCAGGCCGCGATCGCCCTGGTGGAGCGGCTCGGCGGGGTGGTCACCGCGGTGGCCGTCGTCGTCGAGCTCATGGCGCTCGGCGGGCGGGAGCGCATCTCGCCGCACCCGGTGCACGCGCTCTGGCGGGTCTGA